One Drosophila willistoni isolate 14030-0811.24 chromosome 2R unlocalized genomic scaffold, UCI_dwil_1.1 Seg167, whole genome shotgun sequence DNA segment encodes these proteins:
- the LOC6646565 gene encoding bone morphogenetic protein receptor type-1B isoform X2: MAPKSRKKKAHARSLTCYCDGSCPGNVSNGTCETRPGGSCFSAVEEIYDESTGTYEEERTFGCMPPEENGGLLMCKVAAVPHIHGKNIVCCDKEDFCNRDLRPAYTPKMTTPAPELPVSSESMHTLALLASIVVCLSVFIVIVFILCLTYKRREKLRKQPRLISSMCNSQLSPLSQLVEQSSGSGSGLPLLVQRTIAKQIQMMRLVGKGRYGEVWLAKWRDEHVAVKTFFTTEEASWFRETEIYQTVLMRHENILGFIAADIKGNGSWTQMLLITDYHEVGSLHDYLSMSVINPQKLQLLAYSLASGLAHLHDEIFGTPGKPAIAHRDIKSKNILVKRNGQCAIADFGLAVKYNSELDEIHIAQNTRVGTRRYMAPEVLAQVLNPQQFEEFKRADMYSVGLVLWEMARRCYTPISGTKTTTCEDYALPYHDVVPSDPTFEDMHAVVCVKNFRPPIPSRWQEDDVLATVSKIMQECWHPNPTVRLTALRVKKTLGRLEPECLIDVPMKIV; encoded by the exons CTCGCTCTTTGACTTGCTACTGTGATGGTAGCTGTCCAGGCAATGTTAGCAATGGCACTTGTGAGACCAGACCCGGCGGCAGTTGTTTCAGTGCTGTTGAGGAAATCTATGATGAAAGCACAGGCACATATGAGGAAGAGCGCACGTTTGGATGCATGCCGCCGGAGGAGAATGGCGGACTATTGATG TGCAAAGTGGCAGCAGTTCCTCATATTCATGGAAAGAATATTGTATGCTGTGACAAAGAGGATTTCTGTAACCGTGATCTGCGTCCCGCCTATACACCCAAAATGACCACACCCGCTCCAGAGTTACCAGTCAGCAGCGAGTCCATGCACACATTGGCATTATTAGCTTCAATTGTGGTTTGCCTCTCCGTTTTCATTGTGATTGTTTTCATCCTGTGTTTGACCTACAAGCGACGAGAAAAATTACGCAAACAACCACGACTGATCAGTTCCATGTGCAACTCACAGCTCTCACCGTTGTCCCAACTTGTTGAACAAAGTTCCGGCTCGGGCTCAGGCCTGCCGTTGTTAGTACAGCGTACCATAgccaaacaaattcaaatgaTGCGGCTGGTGGGCAAGGGACGGTATGGCGAGGTGTGGTTAGCCAAGTGGCGGGACGAGCATGTGGCTGTCAAGACATTTTTCACCACCGAGGAGGCTTCTTGGTTCCGTGAGACAGAGATCTATCAGACAGTCCTTATGCGCCATGAGAACATATTGGGATTTATCGCCGCTGATATCAAGGGAAATGGCAGCTGGACCCAGATGCTGCTTATAACCGATTACCACGAAGTGGGTAGTCTCCATGATTACCTGTCCATGTCGGTCATTAATCCTCAAAAGCTTCAATTGTTAGCGTACTCGTTGGCCTCCGGCTTGGCCCATTTGCATGACGAAATTTTTGGGACTCCAGGCAAACCTGCGATTGCCCATCGTGACatcaaaagtaaaaatatacTTGTCAAACGTAACGGACAATGTGCCATAGCCGATTTTGGCCTGGCAGTGAAATATAATTCGGAGCTGGATGAAATCCATATTGCCCAGAACACACGTGTTGGCACTCGCCGCTATATGGCACCCGAAGTTCTCGCCCAAGTGCTGAATCCACAGCAGTTCGAGGAGTTCAAACGCGCGGATATGTACTCAGTGGGTCTGGTTCTCTGGGAAATGGCACGACGCTGCTATACGCCGATATCAGGCACAAAAACCACCACCTGCGAGGATTATGCTTTGCCATATCACGACGTGGTGCCGTCAGATCCTACCTTCGAGGATATGCATGCTGTTGTTTGTGTGAAGAACTTCCGACCGCCTATACCATCACGCTGGCAGGAGGATGACGTTCTTGCCACTGTGTCCAAAATCATGCAGGAGTGTTGGCATCCCAATCCCACTGTCCGTCTGACAGCGTTGCGTGTAAAAAAGACTTTGGGACGTTTGGAACCTGAGTGTCTTATCGATGTGCCTATGAAAATTGTTTAG
- the LOC6646565 gene encoding bone morphogenetic protein receptor type-1B isoform X3 yields the protein MPLKKKSIESARSLTCYCDGSCPGNVSNGTCETRPGGSCFSAVEEIYDESTGTYEEERTFGCMPPEENGGLLMCKVAAVPHIHGKNIVCCDKEDFCNRDLRPAYTPKMTTPAPELPVSSESMHTLALLASIVVCLSVFIVIVFILCLTYKRREKLRKQPRLISSMCNSQLSPLSQLVEQSSGSGSGLPLLVQRTIAKQIQMMRLVGKGRYGEVWLAKWRDEHVAVKTFFTTEEASWFRETEIYQTVLMRHENILGFIAADIKGNGSWTQMLLITDYHEVGSLHDYLSMSVINPQKLQLLAYSLASGLAHLHDEIFGTPGKPAIAHRDIKSKNILVKRNGQCAIADFGLAVKYNSELDEIHIAQNTRVGTRRYMAPEVLAQVLNPQQFEEFKRADMYSVGLVLWEMARRCYTPISGTKTTTCEDYALPYHDVVPSDPTFEDMHAVVCVKNFRPPIPSRWQEDDVLATVSKIMQECWHPNPTVRLTALRVKKTLGRLEPECLIDVPMKIV from the exons CTCGCTCTTTGACTTGCTACTGTGATGGTAGCTGTCCAGGCAATGTTAGCAATGGCACTTGTGAGACCAGACCCGGCGGCAGTTGTTTCAGTGCTGTTGAGGAAATCTATGATGAAAGCACAGGCACATATGAGGAAGAGCGCACGTTTGGATGCATGCCGCCGGAGGAGAATGGCGGACTATTGATG TGCAAAGTGGCAGCAGTTCCTCATATTCATGGAAAGAATATTGTATGCTGTGACAAAGAGGATTTCTGTAACCGTGATCTGCGTCCCGCCTATACACCCAAAATGACCACACCCGCTCCAGAGTTACCAGTCAGCAGCGAGTCCATGCACACATTGGCATTATTAGCTTCAATTGTGGTTTGCCTCTCCGTTTTCATTGTGATTGTTTTCATCCTGTGTTTGACCTACAAGCGACGAGAAAAATTACGCAAACAACCACGACTGATCAGTTCCATGTGCAACTCACAGCTCTCACCGTTGTCCCAACTTGTTGAACAAAGTTCCGGCTCGGGCTCAGGCCTGCCGTTGTTAGTACAGCGTACCATAgccaaacaaattcaaatgaTGCGGCTGGTGGGCAAGGGACGGTATGGCGAGGTGTGGTTAGCCAAGTGGCGGGACGAGCATGTGGCTGTCAAGACATTTTTCACCACCGAGGAGGCTTCTTGGTTCCGTGAGACAGAGATCTATCAGACAGTCCTTATGCGCCATGAGAACATATTGGGATTTATCGCCGCTGATATCAAGGGAAATGGCAGCTGGACCCAGATGCTGCTTATAACCGATTACCACGAAGTGGGTAGTCTCCATGATTACCTGTCCATGTCGGTCATTAATCCTCAAAAGCTTCAATTGTTAGCGTACTCGTTGGCCTCCGGCTTGGCCCATTTGCATGACGAAATTTTTGGGACTCCAGGCAAACCTGCGATTGCCCATCGTGACatcaaaagtaaaaatatacTTGTCAAACGTAACGGACAATGTGCCATAGCCGATTTTGGCCTGGCAGTGAAATATAATTCGGAGCTGGATGAAATCCATATTGCCCAGAACACACGTGTTGGCACTCGCCGCTATATGGCACCCGAAGTTCTCGCCCAAGTGCTGAATCCACAGCAGTTCGAGGAGTTCAAACGCGCGGATATGTACTCAGTGGGTCTGGTTCTCTGGGAAATGGCACGACGCTGCTATACGCCGATATCAGGCACAAAAACCACCACCTGCGAGGATTATGCTTTGCCATATCACGACGTGGTGCCGTCAGATCCTACCTTCGAGGATATGCATGCTGTTGTTTGTGTGAAGAACTTCCGACCGCCTATACCATCACGCTGGCAGGAGGATGACGTTCTTGCCACTGTGTCCAAAATCATGCAGGAGTGTTGGCATCCCAATCCCACTGTCCGTCTGACAGCGTTGCGTGTAAAAAAGACTTTGGGACGTTTGGAACCTGAGTGTCTTATCGATGTGCCTATGAAAATTGTTTAG